One Spirochaeta africana DSM 8902 genomic window carries:
- a CDS encoding SLC26A/SulP transporter family protein, with translation MNLPSIPVSYNLAGAGSRWAAEITAGITVACIALPLALAFGVTAYGPLGSGYGALGAAAGLTGAALTGLLASLFGGCRPQVTGPTGPMSMAARGAIASLIGVPAIAALPAAEQAPAVILLFSVSVVLGGGVQWLMAWSRLGNLVRGIPYPVVAGFMNGVSVLIILDQLPPALGIDAWRLSATGLLPAASPEAVPAMLSAAAAALTAVLLPRAAAGARRGRTRIIASRLPAPLLALILGSGVYFLTAALLQPQLLTVANPQLVGPIPAGVPLPRLLLDIGSWLPLLGRAGIPGIILQQALVLGLLGIIDTLLTSVIADLKTGERHNSDRELYGQGLGNIAAGLFGALPGAGATVRTLANIEAGGRTGLSGMTHAAILLGSLLLFGPLVQWIPLPVLAALMVVLAVRMVDYWSIELLRKRSARSDSLVLWLVTAVTVAADLIIALSAGMVLAALLFVRRQTALGIDLHSSDRRYLKSRVIHSETDEQALAENGRDIRILQVAGSLFFGSADDIIGRMEQQLSGARIAVLDLHRLRNLDLTGGKMLLDLLDRLQHTGSSLYLGGLSTASQAGRFLQELGLGLIISADRLLPDGDLALQQAEAERLADCGFCSERIQPAELDFLAALQPPEQQLLLPLLQQRSLSPGQILYHAGDPGHEISFILNGLMEIRGSLYGDTGLASPDRAAAGHRVAAYGTGQHLGLTAWLERRPHAYTARAIGKVELACIDGEQLHRLLELHPSLGLHLLEFWSRQLAGRVRRSWEREIHSTAMADV, from the coding sequence ATGAATTTACCGAGCATTCCGGTCAGCTATAACCTTGCCGGTGCTGGCTCACGCTGGGCAGCCGAGATCACTGCCGGGATTACCGTGGCCTGCATTGCCCTGCCGCTGGCGCTGGCCTTCGGGGTTACCGCCTACGGACCGTTGGGATCGGGCTACGGGGCATTGGGGGCCGCCGCCGGACTGACCGGAGCTGCACTTACCGGGCTGCTGGCCTCGCTGTTTGGCGGCTGCCGGCCACAGGTAACCGGCCCGACCGGACCGATGTCGATGGCGGCTCGCGGGGCTATTGCCTCGCTTATCGGGGTCCCGGCAATCGCGGCCCTGCCTGCCGCCGAGCAGGCCCCGGCAGTTATCCTGCTGTTCTCGGTCAGCGTGGTACTTGGCGGCGGGGTGCAGTGGCTGATGGCCTGGAGCCGACTGGGCAATCTGGTGCGCGGGATTCCCTACCCGGTCGTGGCGGGATTCATGAACGGGGTCTCGGTACTGATCATCCTGGACCAGCTGCCGCCGGCACTGGGGATTGATGCCTGGCGGCTGTCGGCGACCGGACTGTTGCCAGCGGCCTCCCCGGAGGCCGTGCCCGCCATGCTGTCGGCTGCCGCAGCCGCGCTTACAGCAGTGCTGCTGCCGCGAGCCGCTGCCGGTGCGCGCCGCGGGCGTACCCGGATAATAGCCTCCCGGCTTCCGGCCCCGCTGCTGGCACTCATCCTGGGCAGCGGGGTGTACTTCCTGACCGCCGCGCTGCTGCAGCCGCAGCTGCTGACGGTCGCCAACCCGCAGCTGGTTGGCCCGATCCCTGCCGGGGTACCGCTGCCCCGGCTGCTGCTGGATATCGGCAGCTGGCTGCCGCTGCTGGGCCGCGCCGGGATTCCTGGCATCATCCTGCAGCAAGCCCTGGTGCTGGGGCTGCTGGGTATCATCGACACCCTGCTGACCTCGGTTATTGCCGACCTGAAGACCGGCGAGCGGCATAACAGCGACCGTGAACTGTACGGACAGGGGCTGGGTAACATCGCCGCCGGGCTGTTCGGTGCACTGCCCGGAGCCGGGGCGACGGTGCGTACCCTGGCCAATATCGAGGCCGGCGGCCGTACCGGGCTGTCAGGGATGACCCATGCGGCCATCCTGCTGGGCAGCCTGCTGCTGTTCGGCCCGCTGGTGCAATGGATTCCCCTGCCGGTACTGGCGGCCCTGATGGTGGTGCTGGCGGTACGGATGGTGGATTACTGGAGCATCGAGCTGCTGCGCAAGCGCTCGGCCCGCAGCGACTCCCTGGTACTGTGGCTGGTTACCGCCGTAACCGTTGCCGCCGACCTTATTATCGCTCTCTCGGCCGGCATGGTTCTGGCCGCCCTGCTGTTCGTCCGCCGCCAGACCGCTCTGGGGATCGATCTGCACAGCAGCGATCGCCGCTACCTCAAGTCACGGGTTATCCACAGCGAAACCGATGAACAGGCGCTGGCCGAGAACGGTCGCGACATTCGCATCCTGCAGGTTGCCGGCAGCCTGTTCTTTGGCAGTGCCGATGACATTATCGGCCGTATGGAGCAGCAGCTGTCCGGTGCCCGGATTGCAGTTCTGGACCTGCACCGGCTGCGAAATCTGGATCTGACCGGCGGCAAGATGCTGCTGGACCTGCTGGACCGACTGCAGCACACCGGCAGCTCCCTGTACCTGGGCGGATTGAGCACCGCCAGTCAGGCGGGGCGTTTTCTGCAGGAATTGGGACTGGGCCTGATTATCTCCGCCGATCGCCTGCTGCCGGATGGAGACCTCGCCCTGCAGCAGGCCGAGGCAGAACGTCTGGCTGACTGCGGGTTCTGCAGCGAGCGCATCCAGCCAGCCGAACTGGACTTTCTCGCTGCCCTGCAGCCGCCGGAACAGCAGCTGCTGCTGCCGCTGCTGCAGCAGCGCAGCCTGTCGCCCGGTCAGATCCTGTACCATGCCGGGGATCCCGGGCACGAGATCTCGTTTATTCTGAACGGGCTGATGGAGATCCGCGGCAGTCTGTACGGTGACACCGGGCTCGCGTCGCCTGATCGGGCAGCTGCCGGGCATCGTGTTGCCGCATACGGTACCGGGCAGCACCTTGGCCTGACCGCCTGGCTTGAACGCCGGCCGCATGCCTACACCGCCCGGGCAATCGGCAAGGTTGAGCTGGCCTGCATCGACGGGGAGCAGCTGCATCGCCTGCTGGAGCTGCACCCCTCGCTGGGACTGCACCTGCTGGAGTTCTGGAGCCGTCAGCTTGCCGGGCGGGTACGACGCTCCTGGGAGCGGGAAATCCACAGCACCGCTATGGCCGATGTGTAG